The DNA sequence GTGGAAATACTTCATAAAAAGAACCAGGTGTATGGGTATTCAAATTGTCTTGAACAAGACGAATACATTCTACCCCAGGATAATATACCTGAACGAATTGTTTCACAAATTCGGCATAGTCAACTGCAGTACGCCTTTCTCTTACTTGAACATAACGAAAGCCAGTATGGGGTTCAAAAGCGAGTAAAACACAACAACTACCATTGCGCTCGTACTCATAATCTTCCCGTTTGAGTTTTCCCGGCTTCATGGGTATTGGAACAATACTATCACCAAGAAGCTGACACGGCCGTTCATCAAAACAGATCAGAGGACGCAAAGGATCATAGGGTTGAGCATACTGATGGAGAACATCTTCCATATGCCAGATATAATCGCCCGTTATTTTCCCTATACACCATCGCTTCTTCAGCCACGGTTTCAGTTCGTTTTTTTTAAAGCCTTTCTTACACTTTCTAAACAAAGGGATTCTACTACTTTTAACTCTACCAGTTTCTCCCCTATTAACTCCAGTGTCCATCGTACAGCCCCTTGGGGAGGCTCTGAACAGGCTATCATGGAAACAGCAGATTCCACCCTCTTATCTACTTTGAGAGGCTGGCCGCTTCGAGGCTTCTCTTGTAGCAATTCCACGATAGTATCAAACTTGCTTTGCGTGAACTTCTTCCGCATTTTATATATGGCTGTTCTACAAACCCCTAATACACTGATTATTTCGTCATCGATCTTACCCTCATTTGACAGTAATAAAATACGTGCTCGATTTATTGCTCTGGCTGATTTTTTCCCTTGTTTTACATACGTTTCTAACTCTTCTCGTTCTCTTTCGCTTAATTGAACATTATATATTTTTTTTGGCATAATCGCATCCTTCCTTGGAAGAAGTATACCAAAATATATTTATAGGTGCAATTTAAATAGAAGCAGGACTAGTTTACAATCTCATGGAATGTATAGGAATCTCAAAACGATTCTATAGTGGCAAGGCGCGCCTTGCCACTACACGTCTTTATGATCTGAAAGTTGCCGAAGACCTAATTAAATATTTAGGAAATTTAAAGTTTTTTATCATGCCGGTAACACACCTCTAACCCAATTGTAGAGACGCAAGGTGTTGCGTCTCTATTGATATTGAATAGATAAAAATCAAATAGAGAAAATATAAGAAACCATAATCATTGAGTTTTCAGAAAGAACCGTCCAGTAATATAAGCATTCCAGGAGAAGCGAGCATATGGCAGTATCAGCAAAATTCTTTAGCTCTCTAAAAATTAGTACACCCTAATTTTTATTGAGATGTGGCACTCTTTCATGCTTCGTGTACTTCGTATCTTCTGTGTATGTGTTTGCCTACACAGAGTATGTTTTTGCCAATATACAAGCTATAAAATATATCTATATGCAGCATAACCACTTAGCTAAGGTATTAATAACTTTTGTATCTATATACATACAGAGAACAAGGTCAGGCTTTACCAATAAAAATAAAATAATGAATATCGAAGTGTGTGTAACGGCTAGTTATTTATATAGTTATATATTCGCTTTGTTCTGATAAAAAATTTTTATACAAATAACTTCTTTTGTAGGCATGCTGTTTGTGATCTACGAGAGGAACTTTATTAAGCGTACTTTTCAATAAATTAAAATGTTGAGAATATTATTATAGATGAATTCAAACTCTTCTAAAAGTACTCCACGAGATTATCTGAGAATTTTATTCAGACACAAGATCGTTATTATCATTACACTCATTGCTATCATGGCGACTACGTATATCGGGCTTGAACTCAAAACCCCGGTTTACGAGGCGCATGTTAAGATGCTCATTTCCGCACAGAAGCAAATAGATTCACCTTATTACAAGGATTTGAGTAGCGCTTATAGGGATACCAAAATAGCGCTCACTCAAGCTGAGATTGTAACTTCTACTCATGTATTAGAACGTGCCGTCAAGGCGCTTAAACTCCAGGAGCGTCCATTCGACTATGAAAAGAATTTCTATTCTCCGCTAAAAGCACAGTTAACAGATCTTAAAACTAAATGGCTGGCAAATCTAAAAACGATATGGCCTGTAAATTCAGAACCTAAAGAATCAGAACCCCAAAAAGAATCAGAAACACAGCAAGAACCACAGGATATGGTATCTGAACAAGAACAGGAACAGGAGCAGAAACGAGAGCAAGAATATCGTTTATGGGTAGCAACAGAAAATCTAAGAAGAGCTATAAATGTTGAGCCTATAAGAGACACTGATTTATTTACAATAACCGTCAATGACTTTAGTCCGGACGAAGCGGCTATGATTGCCAACGCGGTAAGTCGTTCGTATATTATTTGCGATCTTGAACAGCAACTTGCAGAACTTCAACTCCAGTATGAAGACAAACATCAGCTTGTATTACAATTGAAGGACAATATCGACAAGATGAATGATAATCTTAGCGGTGTGTCACTTTCCTACATTGAATCAATTGGTCCGGCGACAATCAAGATCATTGAGCAAGCGAAAAAACCGTTTGTACCAATAGGAATTAATAAACATCTTACTCTTACTCTGGCATCCTTTATGGGCATATTTTTAGGTATTATGTTTGCCTTTGGACTGGACTATGTTGACCATACATTTAAGTCATCGCAAGATGTGGAGTTATTTCTCAACTTGCCATTTTTAGGATCAATCCCGAAGGGAAGGTTAAATGGAAAGACATTAATTAAGGATATAAATCAGATAAATCCTTATACCCAGTTCTATAAACATCTTGCAGACCAAATATATTTCTCAATGAAAAATAAAAAATTAAAATCCATTATGATAACTGCTGCTTCACCCTTAGAAGGATCTACAGGCATTACTGCCAATCTTTGCCATTATTTATCAAAAAAAGCAGGTCGTAAGGCAATTATTATCGATACTAATTTAAAATCCCCGGCAATACACAAAATCTTTAATATCCCGGAAAATCCCGGTCTTTCGAATGTACTGGAAGGCGAAATTTCATTTGAAGAAGCGGTTCATAACTTAGGTCATAATTTATCCGTATTGCCTGCTGGTAAAACCTCCCTCGACTCGACATTACTTTTAGATTCTACTTCTATGATTAATGTAATCAAGGCTGCAAAAGAAAAGTACGAATTCGTCTTTGTTGACTACGCAGACTTAAAAGATTTTCAGGATGCTTACGTACTTTCCTCATATTTAGACGGAGTTGTTCTTGTTGTAAATGAGGGTAAAACCCGGCGCCATGCTGTGAAGACGTTAATTGCTCCCTTCGAGGAAGGGAAATCCAATATGATTGGTGTTATCTTGAACAATCGTACATTTGTGATTCCAAAAATAATTTATAAGAGGATTTAATAAGATCAGAAAAGGTGAAGAATAAAGGGGAGATACTTGTTCATTATTCAAACGTGTAGCAGGTATGAATGTGGTTATGTTGGTTTTTGTTAAGGCGAATAAGGTTAATGCATGAATGAATTGCTAAAAAAAATAAAAACAAAGCATGCTAAGGTAGGTATCGTAGGTCTTGGTTATGTTGGATTACCACTTGCCCTTGAATTTTTAAGAAGTGGGTATTGTGTAACAGGTATCGATAAAAGTAGGGAACGTGTTGAGTCTCTTA is a window from the Candidatus Jettenia sp. genome containing:
- a CDS encoding polysaccharide biosynthesis tyrosine autokinase, coding for MNSNSSKSTPRDYLRILFRHKIVIIITLIAIMATTYIGLELKTPVYEAHVKMLISAQKQIDSPYYKDLSSAYRDTKIALTQAEIVTSTHVLERAVKALKLQERPFDYEKNFYSPLKAQLTDLKTKWLANLKTIWPVNSEPKESEPQKESETQQEPQDMVSEQEQEQEQKREQEYRLWVATENLRRAINVEPIRDTDLFTITVNDFSPDEAAMIANAVSRSYIICDLEQQLAELQLQYEDKHQLVLQLKDNIDKMNDNLSGVSLSYIESIGPATIKIIEQAKKPFVPIGINKHLTLTLASFMGIFLGIMFAFGLDYVDHTFKSSQDVELFLNLPFLGSIPKGRLNGKTLIKDINQINPYTQFYKHLADQIYFSMKNKKLKSIMITAASPLEGSTGITANLCHYLSKKAGRKAIIIDTNLKSPAIHKIFNIPENPGLSNVLEGEISFEEAVHNLGHNLSVLPAGKTSLDSTLLLDSTSMINVIKAAKEKYEFVFVDYADLKDFQDAYVLSSYLDGVVLVVNEGKTRRHAVKTLIAPFEEGKSNMIGVILNNRTFVIPKIIYKRI